In Quercus robur chromosome 10, dhQueRobu3.1, whole genome shotgun sequence, a genomic segment contains:
- the LOC126703086 gene encoding cytochrome P450 71A1-like isoform X1 yields the protein MAVLQPLLQQSWQELHKMTFTLLLPLLFLLSFLYVFKCIRNSEKPNLPPSPPKLPIIGNLHQLGSLPHRSLHALSKKYGPLMFLYFGHAPSLVVSSADMAREMMTTHDKVFSNRPKTIATNFLLYGCIDLAFSPYGEYWRKVRKVCVHDLLSIKRVQSLHYVREEEVAILMNKVCDSCLKGVSINLSELLIETSNNIVTRVIFGKKFEEQDGMGKPSELPRKVMVLIASFFWGDFFPSLGWIDILTGLLPSLKSTGREIDAYLDEVLEEHYKTAKCDDDEHLNKKDFVDIFLQLQKDGMLGFELHHENLKAILLNMLIGGGDSTSTTLEWVMAELIKNPSIMKRAQEEVRRVVGNKSKIDVDDISQMNYMKCIIKESLRLHTPLPLSAPRETSESVKFGGYDIPAKTRVFVNVWAIQRDPKLWDRPEEFIPERFIDNPNDLKGQNFEFIPFGGGRKGCPGMAFAIAAVEYLLANLLCWFDWRLPTINAQGEELDMTEVNALTAFRKNRLHIMPILHSS from the exons ATGGCTGTTCTTCAACCATTGTTACAACAATCATGGCAAGAACTACACAAAATGACCTTCACTCTtctcctccctcttcttttccttttatcttttctATATGTTTTCAAATGCATTAGAAACAGTGAGAAACCCAATTTACCTCCATCGCCACCAAAGCTTCCTATCATTGGAAACCTTCACCAACTTGGATCACTCCCACACCGTTCTCTTCATGCCCTCTCTAAGAAGTATGGCCCTCTAATGTTCTTATATTTCGGCCATGCACCAAGCCTTGTGGTGTCATCTGCAGATATGGCAAGAGAAATGATGACAACACATGACAAAGTTTTCTCAAACCGGCCAAAAACCATAGCTACCAATTTTTTACTCTATGGATGCATAGACTTGGCATTCTCACCCTATGGTGAATATTGGAGGAAAGTAAGGAAAGTGTGTGTCCATGATCTTTTGAGCATCAAAAGAGTGCAATCTCTCCATTATGTAAGGGAAGAAGAAGTTGCTATATTGATGAATAAGGTATGTGACTCGTGCCTCAAAGGGGTTTCTATTAATCTAAGTGAATTATTGATTGAAACCTCTAACAACATTGTTACTAgagttatttttggaaaaaagtttGAAGAACAGGATGGTATGGGCAAGCCTTCAGAACTACCAAGAAAGGTAATGGTGCTAATTGCatcatttttttggggggatttTTTCCCTTCTCTGGGTTGGATTGATATTCTTACGGGACTTTTACCAAGTCTAAAATCCACTGGTAGAGAAATAGATGCTTATCTTGATGAGGTGCTTGAAGAACACTACAAGACAGCGAAATGTGATGATGATGAACATCTTAATAAGAAAGATTTTGTGGATATTTTCCTCCAACTTCAAAAGGATGGCATGCTTGGCTTTGAGCTTCATCATGAGAACCTCAAAGCAATCCTATTG AACATGCTTATAGGAGGCGGCGATTCAACTTCAACAACTTTGGAATGGGTGATGGCAGAACTCATTAAAAATCCAAGTATTATGAAAAGGGCACAAGAAGAGGTAAGAAGAGTGGTGGGCAATAAGTCGAAGATAGATGTGGATGATATTAGTCAAATGAATTACATGAAATGTATCATCAAAGAAAGTCTAAGACTACATACACCACTTCCTCTTTCTGCACCTCGAGAAACATCAGAAAGTGTAAAATTTGGAGGCTATGATATTCCAGCAAAAACAAGAGTATTTGTCAATGTATGGGCAATCCAAAGGGACCCTAAACTATGGGATAGGCCAGAAGAATTTATCCCAGAGAGATTCATAGACAACCCAAATGACTTGAAAGGTCAAAATTTCGAATTCATTCCATTTGGAGGTGGAAGAAAAGGGTGCCCAGGAATGGCATTTGCTATTGCTGCAGTGGAATATTTGCTTGCCAACCTTTTGTGCTGGTTTGATTGGAGGCTGCCTACTATTAATGCACAAGGAGAAGAGTTGGACATGACTGAAGTTAATGCACTGACAGCGTTTAGGAAAAATCGTCTCCATATTATGCCAATATTGCACTCTTCTTAA
- the LOC126703086 gene encoding cytochrome P450 71A1-like isoform X2 — protein sequence MAREMMTTHDKVFSNRPKTIATNFLLYGCIDLAFSPYGEYWRKVRKVCVHDLLSIKRVQSLHYVREEEVAILMNKVCDSCLKGVSINLSELLIETSNNIVTRVIFGKKFEEQDGMGKPSELPRKVMVLIASFFWGDFFPSLGWIDILTGLLPSLKSTGREIDAYLDEVLEEHYKTAKCDDDEHLNKKDFVDIFLQLQKDGMLGFELHHENLKAILLNMLIGGGDSTSTTLEWVMAELIKNPSIMKRAQEEVRRVVGNKSKIDVDDISQMNYMKCIIKESLRLHTPLPLSAPRETSESVKFGGYDIPAKTRVFVNVWAIQRDPKLWDRPEEFIPERFIDNPNDLKGQNFEFIPFGGGRKGCPGMAFAIAAVEYLLANLLCWFDWRLPTINAQGEELDMTEVNALTAFRKNRLHIMPILHSS from the exons ATGGCAAGAGAAATGATGACAACACATGACAAAGTTTTCTCAAACCGGCCAAAAACCATAGCTACCAATTTTTTACTCTATGGATGCATAGACTTGGCATTCTCACCCTATGGTGAATATTGGAGGAAAGTAAGGAAAGTGTGTGTCCATGATCTTTTGAGCATCAAAAGAGTGCAATCTCTCCATTATGTAAGGGAAGAAGAAGTTGCTATATTGATGAATAAGGTATGTGACTCGTGCCTCAAAGGGGTTTCTATTAATCTAAGTGAATTATTGATTGAAACCTCTAACAACATTGTTACTAgagttatttttggaaaaaagtttGAAGAACAGGATGGTATGGGCAAGCCTTCAGAACTACCAAGAAAGGTAATGGTGCTAATTGCatcatttttttggggggatttTTTCCCTTCTCTGGGTTGGATTGATATTCTTACGGGACTTTTACCAAGTCTAAAATCCACTGGTAGAGAAATAGATGCTTATCTTGATGAGGTGCTTGAAGAACACTACAAGACAGCGAAATGTGATGATGATGAACATCTTAATAAGAAAGATTTTGTGGATATTTTCCTCCAACTTCAAAAGGATGGCATGCTTGGCTTTGAGCTTCATCATGAGAACCTCAAAGCAATCCTATTG AACATGCTTATAGGAGGCGGCGATTCAACTTCAACAACTTTGGAATGGGTGATGGCAGAACTCATTAAAAATCCAAGTATTATGAAAAGGGCACAAGAAGAGGTAAGAAGAGTGGTGGGCAATAAGTCGAAGATAGATGTGGATGATATTAGTCAAATGAATTACATGAAATGTATCATCAAAGAAAGTCTAAGACTACATACACCACTTCCTCTTTCTGCACCTCGAGAAACATCAGAAAGTGTAAAATTTGGAGGCTATGATATTCCAGCAAAAACAAGAGTATTTGTCAATGTATGGGCAATCCAAAGGGACCCTAAACTATGGGATAGGCCAGAAGAATTTATCCCAGAGAGATTCATAGACAACCCAAATGACTTGAAAGGTCAAAATTTCGAATTCATTCCATTTGGAGGTGGAAGAAAAGGGTGCCCAGGAATGGCATTTGCTATTGCTGCAGTGGAATATTTGCTTGCCAACCTTTTGTGCTGGTTTGATTGGAGGCTGCCTACTATTAATGCACAAGGAGAAGAGTTGGACATGACTGAAGTTAATGCACTGACAGCGTTTAGGAAAAATCGTCTCCATATTATGCCAATATTGCACTCTTCTTAA